The Acidianus infernus genome window below encodes:
- a CDS encoding phosphorylating glyceraldehyde-3-phosphate dehydrogenase — protein MIKVALNGYGTIGKRVANAIMLQPDMKLIGIAKTSPNYEAFVAQKMGINIYVPQESVKSFDEAGIKVAGNIEDMVKEADIVVDATPNGVGAQYKELYQKFSKNAIFQGGEKANVADVSFSSLCNYNEAIGKKYIRVVSCNTTALLRTICTLNKLSKVEKVRATIVRRAADPKEVKKGPINALVPDPASVPSHHAKDVNTVLKDLDIITMAVIAPTTYMHMHLLNVTLKSQVSKEDVISQFLNTSRFLLVRGKSKVNSTAEIIEVARDLGRIRNDVPEVVIFEDSIYTKGNEVFLMYAVHQESIVVPENIDAIRASLDLASAEDSIKITNTSLNIGKGYLI, from the coding sequence ATGATTAAGGTAGCATTAAATGGTTATGGAACTATTGGGAAAAGAGTAGCTAATGCAATTATGTTACAACCCGATATGAAATTAATAGGCATTGCAAAAACTTCGCCAAACTATGAGGCATTTGTAGCGCAAAAAATGGGTATAAATATTTATGTTCCTCAGGAATCAGTCAAATCCTTTGATGAGGCAGGAATAAAAGTTGCGGGAAATATAGAGGATATGGTAAAGGAGGCTGATATTGTAGTTGATGCTACTCCTAACGGAGTTGGTGCACAATATAAGGAGCTTTATCAAAAATTTAGTAAAAATGCCATATTTCAAGGTGGAGAAAAGGCTAACGTTGCAGATGTTTCTTTCTCTTCTCTTTGTAATTATAATGAAGCTATAGGAAAGAAATACATAAGAGTAGTGTCTTGCAATACTACTGCGTTACTTAGAACTATATGCACTTTAAATAAACTAAGTAAAGTTGAAAAAGTTAGGGCTACAATAGTTAGGAGAGCTGCAGATCCTAAAGAGGTTAAAAAGGGTCCTATAAACGCTTTAGTACCAGACCCTGCTTCAGTCCCTAGTCATCATGCTAAGGATGTCAACACTGTGCTTAAAGATCTTGATATAATAACAATGGCAGTTATTGCTCCAACAACATATATGCATATGCATTTACTTAACGTGACTCTTAAGTCTCAAGTAAGTAAAGAGGACGTCATAAGTCAGTTTTTGAATACAAGTAGGTTTCTGCTTGTAAGAGGCAAATCAAAAGTTAATTCTACTGCAGAAATTATTGAGGTTGCAAGAGATTTGGGTAGAATAAGGAATGATGTTCCGGAAGTAGTAATATTTGAAGATTCAATCTATACTAAGGGTAATGAAGTATTTTTAATGTACGCAGTTCATCAAGAGTCTATAGTAGTTCCTGAGAATATAGATGCAATAAGGGCTTCGTTAGATTTGGCTAGTGCAGAAGATTCGATAAAAATAACAAATACTAGTCTAAATATAGGTAAAGGGTATCTTATATGA
- a CDS encoding phosphoglycerate kinase: MIKVNDLEIPTLDDISFSGNKLLVRIDINSPVDPKTGKLIDDSRIKAYNETIKELVNKGNSLVLISHQGRPGDSDFISLEEHAELLSKYLDMNVEFVEDVMGPYARERIKNMKSGEVILLDNVRFVSEELIEAPPAQHAKSFLVKRLSPLFDGYVNDAFATAHRSQASIVGFPMVLKSTAGRVMEKEVSALAKIFNADEFPKVFVLGGGKVLDSIRIIENLVKRRLADRILTGGLIAELFAAAKGLDLGKENMQILEKKGLISLIPRARKILLSGGPIEIPVDFKVEKEGKVVEEPSNKVTGVIKDIGSTTMGIYSSFIKDAKVIVMRGPMGVIEDERFREGSKKLLDSALESQGYLIIGGGHMISMLGGGSEINPSKVHVSTGGGALLLFLAGERLPALEALDLSYKEVVKKK; encoded by the coding sequence CTGATAAAGGTAAACGATCTAGAAATTCCCACTCTTGACGATATTAGCTTTTCTGGTAATAAGCTTTTAGTAAGAATTGATATTAACTCACCCGTAGACCCAAAAACCGGTAAGTTAATTGATGATTCACGTATTAAAGCTTATAATGAAACTATAAAAGAGTTAGTAAATAAAGGGAATTCCTTAGTTTTAATTTCGCATCAAGGCAGACCTGGAGATAGTGATTTTATTTCACTTGAAGAGCACGCTGAGCTTTTGAGCAAATACTTGGATATGAACGTAGAATTCGTGGAAGACGTGATGGGACCTTATGCTAGAGAGAGAATAAAAAACATGAAGAGCGGTGAAGTAATTCTTTTAGATAACGTGAGATTCGTTTCTGAAGAGCTTATAGAAGCTCCACCTGCCCAGCACGCTAAAAGCTTTTTAGTTAAAAGGCTATCTCCTCTTTTTGACGGTTATGTTAATGATGCTTTTGCAACAGCTCACAGAAGTCAGGCTAGTATAGTAGGCTTTCCAATGGTTTTAAAATCCACAGCCGGCAGGGTAATGGAAAAAGAAGTCTCAGCCTTGGCAAAGATTTTTAACGCCGATGAATTTCCTAAAGTTTTTGTCTTAGGTGGAGGTAAGGTCCTAGACAGTATAAGAATAATAGAAAATCTAGTAAAAAGGAGGTTAGCTGACAGAATTCTAACAGGCGGTTTAATTGCAGAACTTTTTGCAGCAGCCAAAGGTTTAGATTTAGGTAAAGAAAATATGCAGATCTTGGAAAAGAAGGGGCTTATATCCTTAATTCCTAGGGCTAGGAAAATCCTTCTCTCGGGAGGTCCAATAGAAATTCCAGTAGACTTTAAGGTAGAGAAAGAAGGAAAGGTTGTTGAAGAACCAAGTAACAAGGTTACTGGAGTAATAAAAGATATAGGGAGCACAACTATGGGCATTTATTCATCATTTATAAAGGATGCAAAGGTAATAGTGATGAGGGGTCCAATGGGAGTAATAGAAGACGAAAGGTTTAGGGAGGGTAGTAAGAAATTACTTGATAGTGCCTTAGAAAGCCAAGGTTATCTTATAATAGGCGGTGGGCATATGATAAGCATGCTAGGTGGAGGTTCGGAAATAAATCCAAGTAAAGTTCACGTTTCAACTGGCGGCGGCGCATTGCTTTTATTTTTAGCTGGCGAAAGATTACCTGCACTTGAGGCTTTAGATCTTTCCTACAAGGAGGTGGTGAAGAAGAAATGA
- a CDS encoding universal stress protein — translation MSSPTYTVSLWFRRILVPVDGSENSMRALELATDFSLRYGSKVTVIHVCSTCEEAEHVKKKVEERIGDKIDYDFKIIKMSNDSSVPNEILKVINEDTFDAVIMGSRGTSVNSDINIGSTVLSVAANASITVIIVR, via the coding sequence ATGAGCTCTCCAACATATACCGTAAGTTTATGGTTTAGGAGAATCTTAGTTCCTGTGGACGGATCAGAAAATAGCATGAGAGCTTTAGAATTAGCAACAGATTTTAGCCTTAGATACGGTTCTAAAGTTACAGTAATTCATGTATGCAGTACTTGTGAGGAAGCCGAGCACGTTAAAAAGAAGGTTGAGGAAAGGATAGGAGATAAAATAGATTATGATTTTAAAATAATAAAAATGTCTAATGACAGTAGCGTTCCTAATGAGATCTTAAAAGTGATAAATGAGGACACTTTTGATGCAGTAATCATGGGTTCTAGAGGTACTTCAGTCAACAGTGATATAAATATAGGATCAACAGTGTTATCTGTTGCAGCAAATGCTTCAATAACTGTTATAATTGTTAGATAA